In a genomic window of Quercus lobata isolate SW786 chromosome 4, ValleyOak3.0 Primary Assembly, whole genome shotgun sequence:
- the LOC115986888 gene encoding uncharacterized protein LOC115986888: MKCKRHLSDLSSTVGVCASCLRDRLFALIAAQAQVQARAQSEAQTQAQSRDDPRKSDPNIKPPPLVFPRSVSPYVSRRKSDEATWQQRQHQNSYQDRRFYSTPQVGPATSSTAPASAPTSFTGGRSYGKKNGRFSLLTNLFRSRSEKLESDPRVSTREPSAATTATTAASTSSSSPSWFTAIFAGRMKKKSRLFVYDESTVERKPRPRADRGMSPARTGDSDEDCERSPPVSGYSTETWRSPAFQVRRTRHGHSHNVSGIAFCLSPLVRASPNRHWSQKGMPPDIAISGEVRATGKFCKNRSRKLVDFGRVNHNR; this comes from the coding sequence atGAAGTGTAAGAGGCATCTCTCTGACCTGAGTAGCACAGTCGGCGTGTGCGCCTCCTGTCTCCGCGACCGTCTCTTCGCTCTCATAGCCGCCCAGGCCCAGGTCCAGGCCCGGGCCCAGTCGGAAGCCCAAACCCAAGCTCAGTCCCGCGATGACCCGAGAAAATCTGACCCGAATATAAAACCGCCACCGTTGGTGTTCCCTCGCTCTGTCTCTCCTTACGTTTCTCGCCGCAAATCAGACGAGGCCACGTGGCAGCAACGGCAGCACCAGAATAGTTATCAGGATCGTCGGTTCTATAGTACTCCTCAGGTCGGGCCTGCCACGTCATCAACCGCCCCCGCCAGCGCCCCGACCAGCTTCACCGGCGGTAGGTCGTATGGGAAGAAGAACGGTAGGTTCTCGTTGCTTACGAATCTGTTCAGGTCCAGATCCGAGAAATTGGAATCGGATCCTAGGGTTTCGACTCGCGAGCCCTCGGCTGCTACTACTGCGACTACTGCTGCTTCTACGAGTTCGTCTTCTCCGTCTTGGTTCACCGCGATCTTCGCCGGCCGCATGAAGAAGAAATCGCGGCTTTTCGTTTACGACGAGTCCACCGTGGAGAGAAAGCCTCGTCCGCGGGCTGATCGGGGAATGTCGCCGGCGAGAACGGGAGATTCCGACGAGGACTGCGAGCGTTCGCCGCCGGTGAGCGGTTACTCCACGGAGACGTGGAGGTCGCCGGCGTTTCAGGTGCGTCGGACACGGCACGGGCACAGCCACAACGTGTCCGGGATTGCATTTTGCCTGAGCCCGCTCGTGAGGGCAAGCCCGAACCGGCACTGGAGCCAGAAAGGTATGCCGCCGGACATCGCCATCTCCGGCGAGGTCAGAGCTACGGGGAAGTTTTGCAAGAACCGGTCGCGGAAGCTTGTGGATTTCGGAAGAGTCAATCACAACCGTTGA